The Solibacillus daqui genome has a segment encoding these proteins:
- a CDS encoding DUF418 domain-containing protein has translation MVYITQIVFSNLWLKKFRYGPIEWLWRCGTYMRIYSNKK, from the coding sequence ATCGTATATATAACTCAAATTGTCTTCTCTAATTTGTGGTTAAAAAAGTTTCGTTATGGTCCCATTGAATGGTTATGGCGCTGTGGAACATACATGAGAATATATTCTAATAAAAAATAA
- a CDS encoding SDR family NAD(P)-dependent oxidoreductase, with product MTRLANKVAIITGAASGQGAEEARLFAREGAKVVATDVQFELLESVVKEINENGGEAIAIAHNVTSADDWKNVVDTAVKEFGKIDILVNNAGITGLITQQIEDLDESTWDKILDINTKGPFLGIKAVLPEMKKVGGGSIVNISSLAGINGVGNAAYNSSKGGLRLLTKNVALDYGKYNIRVNSVHPGTIETPMIEMFTNNKEVREATVAGIPLNVLGQPSDIAYGVLYLASDESKFVTGIELIIDGGSILH from the coding sequence ATGACACGATTAGCAAACAAAGTGGCAATTATTACAGGGGCTGCAAGCGGTCAAGGAGCAGAAGAAGCAAGATTATTTGCACGAGAAGGGGCAAAAGTAGTAGCAACAGACGTTCAGTTTGAACTATTAGAAAGCGTAGTAAAAGAAATAAACGAAAATGGAGGAGAAGCTATAGCTATTGCACATAATGTGACATCTGCTGATGATTGGAAAAATGTTGTGGATACAGCAGTAAAAGAGTTCGGAAAAATTGATATCCTTGTTAATAATGCAGGTATCACTGGTTTAATTACTCAGCAAATAGAGGATTTGGACGAGTCTACTTGGGATAAAATCCTTGATATCAATACTAAAGGACCATTCTTAGGCATAAAAGCTGTTCTACCTGAAATGAAAAAAGTAGGTGGAGGTAGTATTGTCAATATTTCTTCTCTAGCCGGTATCAACGGTGTTGGAAACGCTGCTTACAATAGCTCAAAAGGTGGGCTTCGACTTTTAACAAAAAATGTTGCACTCGATTACGGTAAATACAATATCCGTGTCAATTCAGTACATCCAGGCACAATTGAAACTCCGATGATTGAAATGTTTACAAATAACAAAGAAGTAAGAGAAGCGACCGTAGCTGGTATACCATTGAATGTACTTGGGCAACCATCTGATATTGCCTATGGTGTTCTCTACTTAGCTTCAGATGAATCCAAATTTGTTACTGGTATTGAATTAATTATTGACGGCGGTTCTATATTACATTAA
- a CDS encoding transposase — MGLSCQNCPFALNKKDRVLRISIHQKTYDCLREMRLSWKGKVLRAVRPQTIELNFAHSKKYHGLCYARYRGIPKVKTQVLMIVLIQNLKKWAKLRSLKQVGLHLTYQIIEDSFE; from the coding sequence GTGGGTTTAAGCTGCCAAAACTGTCCGTTCGCTTTAAACAAAAAAGACCGTGTTTTAAGAATTTCCATTCATCAAAAAACCTATGATTGCCTAAGAGAAATGAGATTATCATGGAAAGGGAAAGTGTTAAGGGCTGTCCGACCACAAACGATTGAACTAAACTTCGCCCATAGCAAAAAATACCACGGTCTCTGTTATGCCAGATACCGTGGTATTCCCAAAGTAAAAACTCAAGTTTTGATGATCGTACTCATTCAAAACCTTAAGAAATGGGCCAAGCTCCGTTCACTAAAACAAGTTGGGCTCCATCTCACATATCAAATAATAGAAGATTCTTTTGAATAA
- a CDS encoding SDR family NAD(P)-dependent oxidoreductase has translation MSNENQVAVVTGAGSGIGRATSIKFAENGYKVVLVDFNEVTGQETLRLVQNKGGEGIFIKADVSKEEDVQNYINQSIDYYDRIDVFFNNAGIIQKFAPFTTVETKEYERIMDINVKGIFLGMKYVIQVMEKQGKGSIINTASSAGIRPEHSIAVYSASKHAVIGMTKGAAIEYANKGIRINAVCPGGIVTPLFKSVGETMEETGYVPEEMSRVRMGRHGEPEEVAEAVLFLASDKSSFMAGSVVTVDGSLTV, from the coding sequence ATGTCTAATGAAAATCAAGTTGCTGTCGTAACAGGAGCAGGTAGTGGGATTGGTAGAGCTACAAGTATAAAATTCGCTGAAAACGGGTATAAAGTGGTTCTAGTTGATTTCAATGAAGTTACAGGTCAAGAAACTCTTAGACTTGTTCAAAATAAAGGTGGAGAAGGTATTTTTATAAAAGCAGATGTCTCGAAAGAGGAAGATGTTCAAAACTATATAAACCAATCTATTGATTATTATGATCGTATTGATGTCTTTTTTAATAATGCGGGTATTATTCAAAAGTTTGCACCATTTACGACTGTGGAAACAAAAGAATACGAACGAATTATGGACATAAATGTAAAGGGTATTTTCCTTGGAATGAAATACGTAATCCAAGTGATGGAGAAGCAAGGTAAAGGATCTATTATCAATACGGCTTCATCAGCAGGCATTCGTCCAGAGCATAGCATTGCTGTTTATTCTGCAAGTAAACATGCCGTAATAGGTATGACTAAAGGGGCTGCCATTGAATACGCTAATAAAGGTATTCGAATCAATGCCGTTTGTCCAGGAGGGATCGTTACACCACTATTTAAAAGTGTCGGGGAAACCATGGAAGAAACAGGATACGTACCAGAAGAAATGTCGCGTGTTAGAATGGGGCGTCATGGTGAACCTGAAGAGGTTGCAGAAGCAGTATTGTTCTTAGCTTCTGATAAATCAAGTTTCATGGCCGGTTCGGTTGTAACGGTTGATGGTAGCTTAACAGTATAA
- a CDS encoding ABC transporter ATP-binding protein, translating to MYLSIENLCFSYPSAKEETIQSFTISIEKGDVISILGRSGSGKSTILRILAGLEYASKGSFCINDEVIFDSKTFIQPEKRDIGMVFQDYALFPHMTVGKNILFGIAHLAKEDRRKRLKEVLELVEMEDYENRYPHQLSGGQQQRIAIARALAPNPRLLLLDEPFSNLDTELQVKIRKELRDILKRANITSIFVTHDEDDAHVIADFIVKLKNGRIEQMGNPCDILKEETKIVFS from the coding sequence ATGTACTTATCTATTGAAAATTTATGCTTTTCATATCCTTCAGCAAAGGAAGAGACCATCCAATCATTTACGATATCAATTGAAAAGGGCGATGTCATTTCAATTTTAGGACGAAGTGGAAGTGGTAAAAGTACGATATTGCGCATATTAGCAGGGTTAGAATATGCAAGTAAAGGCTCTTTTTGTATAAACGATGAAGTGATATTTGACAGTAAAACATTTATTCAACCAGAAAAACGTGATATTGGGATGGTGTTTCAAGATTATGCATTATTTCCACATATGACTGTCGGTAAGAATATTTTATTCGGTATTGCACATTTAGCAAAAGAAGATCGACGTAAAAGATTAAAGGAAGTGTTAGAGCTGGTGGAAATGGAGGACTATGAAAATAGGTACCCTCATCAGTTGAGTGGCGGGCAGCAGCAGCGTATTGCGATTGCAAGAGCACTTGCACCAAACCCTCGTTTACTATTATTAGACGAGCCTTTTAGTAACTTAGATACCGAGCTTCAAGTGAAAATTAGAAAAGAATTACGTGACATTTTAAAACGCGCAAATATTACATCAATTTTTGTTACGCATGATGAAGACGATGCCCACGTTATCGCTGATTTTATCGTGAAATTAAAAAACGGAAGAATCGAACAAATGGGAAATCCATGCGATATTTTAAAGGAAGAGACAAAGATCGTCTTCTCCTAG
- a CDS encoding TetR/AcrR family transcriptional regulator, with protein MDPQSRWEQERQEGKNKRMKIIVEAAEQVFSIQGFEKTKMQDIADELNLGIATLFRYFPKKDKLIVAVAVNVLERYYRFFTDVAAKDVTCYEKMEMLFNHFIADLEPENLACTKLLEAFESYASTSLDELGDYQQYILIRKKVADILTEIIEEGILDGSIRTDISAKDVLLSIINAFGLFSRKLSLFERIPFFEDELDPNVQMIIIKGIFMEYIKAK; from the coding sequence GTGGATCCACAAAGTAGATGGGAGCAAGAGCGCCAAGAAGGAAAGAATAAGCGGATGAAGATTATAGTGGAGGCCGCAGAGCAAGTATTTAGTATTCAGGGCTTTGAAAAGACGAAAATGCAGGATATTGCAGATGAACTTAACTTAGGTATTGCAACGCTTTTTCGTTACTTTCCAAAAAAGGATAAACTAATTGTGGCAGTAGCTGTTAATGTATTAGAGAGATACTATCGCTTTTTTACCGATGTTGCGGCTAAGGATGTTACTTGTTATGAGAAAATGGAAATGTTATTCAATCACTTTATAGCTGATCTTGAACCAGAGAATTTAGCCTGTACAAAACTGCTTGAGGCATTTGAGAGCTATGCCTCTACATCACTTGATGAGCTTGGAGATTATCAGCAATATATTTTAATTCGTAAGAAAGTAGCTGACATACTTACTGAAATTATTGAAGAAGGTATTCTGGACGGATCAATTCGGACAGATATCTCAGCAAAGGATGTCTTATTATCCATCATTAATGCATTTGGTCTGTTTTCAAGAAAGTTATCACTGTTTGAAAGAATTCCCTTCTTTGAAGACGAACTTGATCCAAATGTACAAATGATAATCATTAAAGGTATATTTATGGAATATATAAAAGCTAAATAA
- a CDS encoding acyl carrier protein codes for MRNIEKYRNAFINVLDLEEDEVCEDLALGVTREWDSIGHMTLISEIEDVFDVSLDSELITEFDSYLSGMELLKRLGVDFINE; via the coding sequence ATGAGAAATATCGAAAAATATAGAAATGCATTTATCAATGTGCTGGACTTAGAGGAAGATGAGGTATGTGAAGATTTAGCACTTGGAGTAACAAGAGAATGGGATTCAATTGGACACATGACACTCATTTCTGAGATTGAGGATGTTTTTGATGTCTCATTAGATTCTGAATTGATTACAGAGTTCGATTCTTACTTGTCAGGAATGGAGCTATTGAAACGCTTGGGAGTAGACTTTATTAATGAATAG
- a CDS encoding Fe(3+) ABC transporter substrate-binding protein, giving the protein MKKLIAFVALSALFLLAACNDSSSTTQKNSEGKKDSSQEESKEVNLYTSRHYDVDDTLYKEFEKETGIKVNVIKGEPDELLERIKREGNASKADLFLTSDAARLFRAKEDGLLQAVSSDTLDKQVPGNFQDTDQMWYGLTKRARVIVYNKETVKPEELSTYEALTEAQWKNRVLVRSSENVYNQSLLASMIEINGEEKAKEWANGLVTNFARNPEGGDRDQAKAIAAGIGDVAIMNTYYYGQMLNSTDPEEVKVAESLGVFFPNQDTTGAHVNISGAGVIKTSKNKDNAIKLLEYLTAPEAQTVFAETNYEYPVNPEATSSELLKSWGEFKEQDIPLSTLGDHNSKAVMIFNEVGWK; this is encoded by the coding sequence GTGAAAAAATTAATTGCATTTGTAGCATTAAGTGCTCTATTTTTATTAGCAGCATGTAATGATAGCAGTTCTACAACTCAAAAAAATTCAGAAGGAAAAAAAGATAGCTCTCAGGAAGAGTCAAAGGAAGTAAATTTATATACAAGCCGTCATTATGATGTTGATGATACATTATATAAAGAATTTGAAAAAGAAACTGGTATTAAAGTAAATGTCATTAAAGGTGAACCAGATGAACTACTAGAGCGCATTAAGCGTGAAGGTAATGCATCAAAGGCAGATTTATTTTTAACATCTGATGCAGCCCGCCTATTCCGTGCCAAAGAAGACGGACTTTTACAAGCTGTTTCGAGTGACACATTAGATAAGCAAGTACCGGGAAATTTCCAAGATACAGATCAAATGTGGTACGGTTTAACAAAGCGAGCTCGTGTTATCGTTTACAATAAAGAAACAGTAAAACCAGAAGAACTTTCAACTTACGAAGCTTTAACAGAAGCACAATGGAAGAACCGTGTACTTGTTCGCAGTTCTGAAAATGTCTACAACCAATCATTACTTGCTTCAATGATCGAAATTAATGGTGAAGAAAAGGCTAAAGAGTGGGCAAATGGCCTTGTAACAAACTTCGCTCGTAATCCAGAAGGTGGGGATCGAGACCAAGCAAAAGCGATTGCTGCTGGTATTGGTGACGTTGCCATTATGAACACTTATTATTACGGACAAATGTTAAACTCTACTGACCCTGAAGAAGTGAAAGTTGCAGAAAGCTTAGGCGTATTCTTCCCTAACCAAGACACAACAGGAGCACATGTAAACATTAGTGGTGCTGGTGTAATTAAAACTTCAAAAAATAAAGATAATGCAATAAAATTATTAGAGTATTTAACTGCTCCTGAAGCACAGACTGTTTTTGCAGAGACAAACTATGAATACCCAGTAAATCCGGAAGCAACATCCTCAGAGCTACTTAAGTCATGGGGCGAATTCAAAGAGCAAGATATTCCACTTTCTACTTTAGGGGATCACAACTCAAAAGCTGTTATGATCTTCAATGAGGTAGGTTGGAAATAA
- a CDS encoding ABC-F family ATP-binding cassette domain-containing protein, with translation MLLQLNNISKSYLGDPILSDISMKIEAGDRIGLIGVNGAGKSTLLQIIAGDIPYDNGEIYTAKETKIGYFRQNSGLEMENTIWNEMLNVFSTLLEVEKELRELERTMGEPALIANPIKYEKLMNRYAAKSEWFMEHGGYEIEAKIRGVLHGMGFGEFPKDTLIHTLSGGQKTRLALAKVLLEQPELLILDEPTNHLDLTTLAWLEGYLRSYPGTILVVSHDRYFLDSLVTIIYEIERTEARRYVGNYSKYVENKEKNREILAKKYSRQQEQIAKMEDYIQRNITMATSSKSAKNKRKQLERIERIDTPLKDLKSAQMSFSIEKTSHKEVLQVRDIDICVGVGTEQKPLLKNISFQLRRGERVALIGPNGVGKSTLLKTLLDDYKPKSGVITWGNGVTIAYYDQEQSTLHPNNTILDEVWNTFPHFKEARIRTVLGNFLFSGEDVFKKISTLSGGEKARVALTKLMLQNANVLIIDEPTNHLDLFSKGVLESALMNYEGTLFFISHDRYFLNKLADKILELSPTGAIVYNGNYDDYVEAKSQKEKE, from the coding sequence ATGTTACTTCAATTAAACAATATTAGTAAAAGTTATTTAGGTGATCCAATACTTTCAGATATATCAATGAAAATTGAGGCAGGCGACCGGATTGGTCTTATAGGAGTGAATGGCGCTGGAAAATCAACCTTATTACAGATTATTGCTGGGGATATCCCTTACGATAATGGGGAAATTTATACTGCAAAAGAAACAAAGATTGGCTATTTCCGCCAAAATAGTGGACTAGAAATGGAGAATACGATTTGGAATGAAATGTTGAATGTCTTCTCTACTCTTCTTGAGGTTGAAAAAGAACTTCGCGAGTTAGAAAGAACAATGGGTGAACCTGCATTAATAGCTAATCCCATAAAATATGAAAAATTGATGAATCGTTATGCAGCAAAATCAGAATGGTTTATGGAGCACGGTGGTTATGAAATAGAAGCAAAAATTCGTGGTGTTCTGCATGGAATGGGCTTTGGAGAGTTTCCTAAAGATACACTCATTCATACGTTAAGTGGAGGTCAGAAAACGAGACTTGCTTTAGCTAAAGTACTATTGGAACAGCCAGAATTGCTTATCCTTGATGAGCCAACAAATCATTTGGATCTCACTACTTTAGCTTGGTTAGAAGGTTATTTACGCTCATATCCTGGTACTATCCTTGTTGTTTCACATGATCGTTACTTTTTGGATTCGCTAGTAACCATTATTTATGAAATTGAGCGAACAGAAGCACGACGATATGTAGGTAACTATTCGAAATATGTTGAGAACAAAGAGAAAAACCGTGAAATTCTAGCTAAGAAATATTCAAGGCAGCAAGAACAAATTGCGAAGATGGAAGATTACATTCAACGGAACATCACCATGGCAACGTCGTCTAAAAGTGCAAAAAACAAACGAAAGCAGCTTGAGAGAATTGAACGTATAGATACACCTCTCAAAGACTTAAAAAGTGCACAGATGTCGTTTTCAATAGAAAAAACGTCTCATAAAGAGGTGTTACAAGTTCGAGATATTGATATCTGTGTCGGAGTAGGTACTGAACAAAAACCTCTATTAAAGAATATTAGTTTCCAGCTACGACGAGGTGAAAGAGTAGCATTAATTGGTCCAAATGGTGTTGGAAAGTCAACATTACTTAAGACGTTACTCGATGATTATAAACCAAAAAGTGGCGTAATAACTTGGGGAAATGGAGTTACTATTGCTTATTACGATCAAGAGCAATCAACTTTACATCCCAATAATACGATATTGGATGAGGTGTGGAATACATTTCCTCATTTCAAAGAGGCTAGAATTCGTACTGTACTTGGGAATTTCTTGTTTTCCGGTGAAGATGTATTTAAGAAAATATCTACTCTTAGTGGTGGTGAAAAAGCACGTGTTGCGTTAACCAAGCTTATGTTACAAAACGCTAATGTTCTTATTATAGACGAGCCGACAAATCATTTAGATTTATTTAGTAAAGGTGTGTTGGAATCTGCACTTATGAATTATGAGGGTACATTGTTCTTTATTTCTCATGACCGTTATTTTTTGAATAAGCTAGCTGATAAAATTTTGGAACTATCTCCAACAGGAGCCATTGTATATAACGGCAACTATGATGACTATGTTGAAGCTAAATCGCAAAAAGAGAAAGAATAG
- a CDS encoding Cfr family 23S rRNA (adenine(2503)-C(8))-methyltransferase produces MNTKTKYESIKQFLKELGQPNYRYKQMTDAIFKQHISEFEQMTILPKTVREELIKVFGTNILNIKPVFEQSSEQVRKVLFEISGNDKVEAIGLKYRAGWESFCISSQCGCGLGCQFCATGAIGLKRNLTADEITDQLLFFHLNGHSLDSIAFMGMGEALANKQVFNALKTLTDSSLFGLSPRRLTVSTVGIIPNIKKMTSDFPQVNLTFSLHSPFNEQRSELMPINDKFSLDEVMATLDEHIQVTGRKVYIAYIMLRGVNDSIDHAKAVAKLLQNRGQWGHLYHVNLIRYNPTVDAPEHYGETDEKKVQMFYKELQSAGIHVTIRSQFGIDIDAACGQLYGQYVTKKSSQFT; encoded by the coding sequence ATAAATACGAAGACCAAATATGAAAGTATAAAGCAATTTTTAAAAGAACTAGGACAACCAAATTATAGATACAAGCAAATGACTGATGCTATTTTTAAGCAACATATTAGTGAATTTGAACAAATGACTATATTACCAAAAACAGTTCGTGAAGAATTAATAAAGGTGTTTGGGACAAATATTCTCAATATCAAGCCAGTTTTTGAACAATCATCAGAACAAGTTAGAAAAGTCCTTTTTGAAATCTCAGGTAATGATAAGGTGGAGGCAATAGGGTTGAAATATCGAGCTGGGTGGGAATCATTTTGTATTTCCTCTCAATGCGGATGTGGACTGGGCTGTCAGTTTTGTGCAACTGGGGCAATTGGGCTAAAACGAAACCTTACGGCTGATGAGATAACAGACCAACTTTTATTTTTTCACTTAAATGGTCACTCACTTGATAGTATTGCTTTTATGGGGATGGGCGAAGCACTCGCAAATAAACAGGTATTTAATGCATTAAAAACACTAACTGACTCTAGCTTGTTTGGCTTAAGTCCACGAAGATTAACAGTCTCTACAGTCGGTATTATACCTAATATTAAAAAAATGACGAGCGATTTCCCACAAGTCAACCTCACTTTCTCTTTACATTCGCCGTTTAATGAGCAAAGGAGTGAATTGATGCCTATAAACGATAAGTTTTCTCTTGATGAAGTAATGGCAACGCTAGATGAGCATATTCAAGTAACAGGTAGAAAAGTGTATATAGCGTATATAATGTTACGTGGGGTAAATGATTCTATTGATCATGCGAAGGCTGTAGCTAAATTACTTCAAAATCGAGGTCAATGGGGACACTTGTATCATGTAAACCTTATACGATATAATCCAACCGTTGATGCTCCTGAGCACTATGGTGAAACGGATGAAAAAAAAGTTCAAATGTTTTATAAAGAACTTCAATCGGCAGGCATTCATGTAACGATTAGAAGTCAATTCGGTATAGATATAGATGCGGCTTGTGGCCAATTGTACGGTCAATATGTTACGAAGAAGAGTTCTCAATTTACGTGA
- a CDS encoding thermonuclease family protein yields the protein MKKFYFALIFLTLLLTACTEETGTDNIETQDIQGIVTSTIETADKYDVSEFEEFELQEVIDGDTIRIKYNGSSEKVRFLLVDTPETNHETLGEQPYGPEAKEFAKQLLAGHDTVYLEFDVSYRDKYKRLLAYVYTKDGISVQEQLLKNGLARVAYIYNPNTKHVDWFKSIQKTAQKSAIGIWSVEDYVTNRGYDKDIYYAAIKEVNQSNIDEDKSNTNNNKGSCEIKGNINSKGNKIYHMQGQRDYENTVAEEMFCTKEEAEAAGFIPAKR from the coding sequence TTGAAAAAGTTTTATTTTGCATTAATATTTTTGACATTGTTATTAACTGCATGCACAGAAGAAACTGGCACAGATAATATTGAAACACAAGATATCCAAGGAATTGTAACATCAACAATCGAAACAGCGGACAAGTATGATGTAAGTGAATTTGAGGAATTCGAATTACAAGAGGTAATTGATGGCGACACGATTCGAATTAAATATAATGGTAGTTCTGAAAAGGTTCGTTTTTTACTTGTAGATACCCCGGAAACTAATCATGAGACACTAGGAGAACAACCTTATGGGCCAGAAGCTAAAGAATTTGCAAAGCAGCTACTAGCTGGTCATGATACGGTTTATTTAGAATTTGACGTTTCATATCGTGATAAATATAAAAGGTTACTAGCATATGTTTATACTAAAGATGGTATTAGTGTTCAAGAGCAACTATTGAAAAATGGATTAGCTCGCGTGGCATATATTTATAATCCAAATACGAAGCATGTAGATTGGTTTAAATCTATTCAAAAAACTGCTCAGAAATCTGCTATTGGTATTTGGTCAGTTGAAGATTATGTAACAAATCGTGGATACGATAAAGATATATACTATGCTGCAATAAAAGAAGTAAATCAGTCTAACATAGATGAGGATAAATCGAATACCAATAACAACAAGGGCAGTTGCGAAATCAAAGGAAATATTAACTCCAAAGGCAACAAAATATATCATATGCAGGGGCAACGTGACTATGAGAATACAGTAGCAGAGGAGATGTTCTGTACTAAAGAAGAAGCAGAAGCTGCTGGGTTTATTCCAGCTAAGCGATAA
- a CDS encoding ABC transporter permease, giving the protein MNIWSFSAIGIILFLVGPNITIIEGLFTPENENWAHIKEYILADFIRASFILVFFTGILTIVLGTSLAWLIAQYDFPLRSFYKWALILPLSIPPFIAAYTYHGILNYTGVVQTTLRNKLHVEVNATYFDIMNMPGAIFIYTMFLFPYVYTIVRVFLSQQSATLIESARMLGKGPFKIFLQVVVPISRAAIVGGVSLVILEVLNDYGVVKYFGIQTFSTAIFQTWFGLGDIDTSLKLAASLMGFVILILIIEKVLRGRKQFSYATTKIRPLKLVKLRGGKAVFATLYCSIIFSLSFLIPVIQLIDWFILTFGHIPFQDFYIYVKNSIIVAGVSATIIIIFALIIGNFNRLFQGRITKVLTRLSVLGYSIPGAVIAVAVVTAFIQLDEWLSPLYLKLGLDSTLVLSVSIVMLIAAYIVRFFAIGFNSIEAGYEKIGTNFRDASRLLGTGITKTFFKVDVPMMKGAIISGFILVFIDIMKEIPLTLILRPFNFDTLATKAFQYASDEKIMEASQASLFIIVISAIAIFIFNKLLEKE; this is encoded by the coding sequence ATGAATATCTGGTCATTTTCGGCAATAGGTATCATCCTATTTCTTGTTGGTCCCAATATTACAATTATAGAGGGGCTCTTTACGCCTGAAAATGAAAATTGGGCACATATTAAAGAATATATTTTAGCTGACTTTATACGTGCATCATTTATTCTAGTATTTTTCACAGGTATTTTAACGATTGTATTAGGTACAAGTCTTGCGTGGCTCATCGCTCAGTATGATTTTCCTTTGCGTAGCTTTTATAAATGGGCACTTATTTTACCCTTGTCTATTCCACCATTTATTGCAGCCTATACGTATCATGGCATATTGAATTATACAGGTGTTGTTCAAACAACATTACGAAACAAGCTACATGTAGAAGTTAATGCCACTTACTTTGATATTATGAACATGCCAGGTGCAATTTTTATTTATACGATGTTTTTGTTTCCCTACGTTTATACAATTGTGCGTGTATTTTTATCACAGCAGTCTGCAACTTTAATCGAAAGTGCAAGGATGCTTGGAAAAGGACCCTTCAAAATTTTCTTACAAGTAGTAGTCCCGATATCCCGAGCGGCAATTGTTGGTGGGGTGAGCTTAGTTATTTTAGAGGTATTAAATGACTATGGGGTAGTAAAATATTTCGGTATCCAAACATTTAGTACGGCTATTTTCCAAACTTGGTTTGGTTTAGGTGATATTGATACCTCTTTAAAGCTAGCTGCCTCACTTATGGGATTTGTTATTTTGATCTTAATTATCGAGAAGGTGCTACGTGGGCGAAAGCAGTTTAGCTATGCTACTACTAAAATCAGACCGTTAAAACTTGTGAAATTACGCGGTGGTAAGGCAGTATTCGCAACACTATATTGTTCAATTATTTTCAGTCTGAGTTTTTTAATCCCAGTTATTCAGCTAATAGATTGGTTTATTTTAACATTTGGTCATATCCCATTCCAAGACTTTTATATTTATGTAAAAAATTCGATCATCGTTGCAGGGGTTAGTGCAACCATTATTATTATATTTGCACTAATTATCGGGAACTTTAATCGGCTTTTTCAAGGGCGTATTACAAAAGTATTGACTCGACTATCTGTTTTAGGTTATTCGATTCCTGGGGCTGTTATAGCGGTAGCTGTTGTCACTGCTTTTATTCAACTAGACGAGTGGCTGTCACCTCTTTATTTAAAGTTAGGACTCGATTCCACACTTGTACTTAGTGTCAGCATTGTGATGCTGATTGCTGCCTATATAGTACGTTTCTTTGCAATTGGCTTTAACTCTATTGAGGCTGGCTACGAGAAAATTGGTACGAATTTCCGAGATGCTTCAAGGCTTTTAGGGACGGGCATTACAAAAACCTTTTTTAAGGTAGATGTTCCAATGATGAAAGGTGCGATTATTAGCGGCTTCATTTTAGTGTTTATTGATATTATGAAGGAAATTCCATTAACACTCATTTTACGACCATTTAATTTTGATACCCTTGCTACTAAGGCCTTTCAATATGCAAGTGATGAAAAAATCATGGAAGCCTCTCAAGCATCGTTATTCATTATTGTAATTAGTGCCATTGCAATTTTTATTTTTAATAAGCTACTGGAAAAGGAGTAA